A single genomic interval of Zingiber officinale cultivar Zhangliang chromosome 4A, Zo_v1.1, whole genome shotgun sequence harbors:
- the LOC121970137 gene encoding probable L-type lectin-domain containing receptor kinase S.7, whose protein sequence is MEFKLPPWLAVSFLTKKMAGCPLPPLLRLPVLLLFLPHLPHAQSQTVTTSEDTFSHSVPNYFYSFGNGANFSIFNDSGYSQGTRYIAYEDSIYLFNKSGRVSYNMPFKLWQMDSSSSSSATTKQVMYFKINVFRIGNMTPGEGMAFLVSSNLGLAPPGSHGAFLGLTNASLNGNPGNHFVAVEFDTVRQADLGDPNDNHVGLDINGVNSTKTFSDLNFSIAPVNDTNYTVWIDYDGAMRYLRVYMAIENNPKPASAMLEGPIDLSDYLKQELYFGFAASTGTNYELNRMLSWNLTVQMLTDVRKGVPAWKISAIVGGVLVLVMALGAGLFVWLKMRKRMPRDEAVSSSSALVLGAELKSLPGMLREFEFEDLDKATNNFHENMKLGQGGFGVVYRGVLPEENKEVAVKRFSREGTSAPNDFLKELTIINRLRHKNLVPLVGWCHTDSRLLLVYEYMPNGSLDHHLFDGPNSQRTTTLSWARRYNVIAGVACALHYLHDLYDQKVVHRDLKASNIMLDAKFNARLGDFGLARAIESNHTSYAELEMGGVPGTLGYIAPECFQTGRATRESDIFGFGAVVLEVVCGRRPRCDIDGFLFLCDWVWKLFREGRILEAVDARLGEDYDPEDARRLLLLALACSHPISSERPKTEETVQIISRALAPPAVPHFKPPFVWPSSPATPGASSGGTFVSARASSFEASPTRRSPHLPDGDENVAPTDTFLTASSSPN, encoded by the exons atggAGTTTAAGCTTCCGCCGTGGCTCGCCGTTTCTTTCCTTACGAAGAAGATGGCCGGCTGCCCTCTTCCACCTCTCCTCCGTCTTCCCGTTCTTCTACTCTTCCTCCCCCACCTCCCCCACGCCCAATCCCAGACGGTCACCACCAGTGAAGATACCTTCTCCCATAGCGTCCCTAATTACTTCTACTCTTTCGGCAACGGTGCTAATTTCTCGATATTCAACGACTCCGGCTACAGCCAGGGCACCCGCTATATCGCCTACGAAGACTCCATCTACCTCTTCAATAAATCCGGTCGAGTCTCCTACAACATGCCTTTTAAGCTTTGGCAGATggactcctcttcctcctccagcGCCACAACCAAGCAGGTCATGTACTTCAAAATAAACGTCTTCCGTATTGGCAACATGACCCCAGGCGAGGGCATGGCTTTCCTCGTCTCCTCCAACCTCGGCCTGGCGCCGCCGGGGAGCCACGGTGCCTTTCTCGGCCTCACCAATGCTTCCCTCAACGGGAACCCTGGCAACCACTTCGTCGCCGTTGAGTTCGACACCGTCAGGCAGGCCGATCTGGGCGACCCCAACGACAACCACGTCGGCCTCGACATCAACGGTGTGAACTCCACGAAGACATTCTCCGATTTGAACTTTTCGATCGCGCCTGTGAACGACACCAACTACACCGTCTGGATCGATTACGATGGTGCGATGCGCTATTTGCGCGTTTACATGGCGATCGAAAACAATCCAAAGCCGGCCTCCGCCATGCTAGAAGGGCCGATCGATCTCAGCGATTACCTGAAGCAGGAGTTGTACTTCGGGTTTGCCGCCTCGACGGGGACTAACTACGAGCTTAACCGCATGCTGTCGTGGAATCTGACCGTGCAGATGTTAACCGATGTCCGAAAAGGCGTGCCGGCCTGGAAGATTAGCGCGATCGTTGGGGGAGTCTTAGTGCTCGTGATGGCGCTTGGGGCTGGGCTATTTGTGTGGCTGAAGATGAGGAAGAGGATGCCGAGAGATGAGGCCGTCAGTAGCAGCAGCGCGCTGGTATTGGGTGCGGAGCTGAAGAGCCTACCGGGGATGCTGAGGGAGTTCGAGTTCGAGGACCTCGACAAGGCGACCAACAATTTCCACGAGAACATGAAGCTGGGCCAAGGGGGCTTCGGCGTGGTGTACCGGGGCGTGTTGCCTGAGGAGAACAAGGAGGTGGCCGTGAAGCGATTCTCCCGGGAAGGCACCAGCGCTCCCAACGACTTCCTCAAGGAACTCACCATCATCAACCGCCTTCGCCATAAGAACCTCGTCCCCCTTGTTG GATGGTGCCACACCGACAGTAGGCTGCTGCTGGTCTACGAGTACATGCCTAATGGCAGCCTTGACCACCATCTGTTCGACGGACCAAACAGCCAGCGGACGACGACCCTGAGCTGGGCGCGGCGATACAACGTGATCGCCGGCGTCGCCTGTGCACTCCACTACCTGCACGACTTGTACGATCAGAAGGTGGTGCACCGCGACCTGAAGGCCTCCAACATCATGCTCGACGCCAAGTTCAACGCGCGCCTCGGTGACTTCGGCCTCGCGCGTGCCATCGAGTCCAACCATACTTCCTACGCCGAGCTGGAGATGGGCGGCGTCCCCGGCACCTTGGGCTACATCGCTCCGGAGTGCTTTCAGACCGGCAGGGCCACCCGGGAGTCCGACATTTTCGGCTTCGGCGCCGTGGTGCTCGAGGTCGTCTGCGGCCGCCGCCCTCGCTGCGACATCGACGGCTTCCTGTTCCTATGCGACTGGGTGTGGAAGCTCTTCCGCGAAGGACGCATCCTGGAGGCCGTCGACGCCCGCCTGGGGGAGGACTACGACCCCGAGGACGCTCGCCGTCTTCTCCTCCTCGCCCTGGCCTGCAGCCATCCGATTTCGTCGGAGCGGCCGAAGACGGAAGAGACGGTGCAAATCATCTCCCGCGCACTGGCGCCGCCAGCTGTCCCGCACTTCAAGCCTCCATTCGTGTGGCCGTCCTCCCCTGCCACGCCGGGGGCATCGAGTGGGGGCACCTTCGTCTCAGCCAGGGCGTCGTCATTCGAAGCCTCACCCACGCGGCGGAGTCCGCATCTCCCCGACGGAGACGAAAACGTGGCGCCTACAGACACCTTCCTTACTGCATCATCGTCCCCGAATTGA